Proteins encoded by one window of Misgurnus anguillicaudatus chromosome 4, ASM2758022v2, whole genome shotgun sequence:
- the arl3b gene encoding ADP-ribosylation factor-like protein 3 has protein sequence MFFVLYVTSPWLLRMFRVLRYPLFPLVTLGGVSGRQNYKMGLLSILRKLKSTPDQEVRILLLGLDNGGKTTLLKQLASEDITHITPTQGFNIKSVQSQGFKLNVWDIGGQRKIRPYWRNYFENTDVLIYVIDSADRKRFEETGQELAELLDEEKLSGVPVLVFANKQDLLTAAPASEIAEGLNLHTIRDRVWQIQSCSALTGEGVQDGMNWVCKSVNAKRK, from the exons ATGTTTTTCGTGCTCTACGTCACATCTCCTTGGCTTTTACGTATGTTCCGTGTACTACGTTATCCCCTCTTCCCCTTAGTAACCCTCGGCGGCGTCTCAGGGAGGCAGAATTACAAGATG GGTTTGCTATCAATCTTACGGAAACTGAAGAGCACTCCAGATCAGGAGGTGCGGATTTTGCTTTTGGGGCTCGACAATGGTGGCAAGACGACCTTATTGAAACAGCTGGCATCTGAAGACATTACTCATATTACTCCAACACAG GGTTTTAATATCAAGAGTGTCCAATCACAAGGATTCAAACTGAATGTATGGGATATTGGTGGTCAGCGAAAGATCAGGCCGTACTGGAGAAATTACTTTGAGAACACAGATGTATTG ATTTATGTAATTGATAGCGCAGACCGCAAACGGTTTGAAGAAACGGGACAG GAGCTGGCTGAGTTGCTTGATGAAGAAAAGCTCAGTGGTGTCCCGGTTCTGGTCTTTGCTAACAAGCAAGACCTCCTGACTGCAGCCCCAGCGTCTGAGATAGCAGAGGGTTTGAATTTACACACTATTAGGGACAGAGTGTGGCAGATCCAGTCCTGTTCTGCCCTTACAGGAGAAGGAGTCCAG GATGGCATGAATTGGGTTTGTAAGAGTGTGAACGCCAAGAGGAAATAA